The following proteins come from a genomic window of Mucinivorans hirudinis:
- a CDS encoding Signal peptidase I, translated as MPGDTISIVNGFFKNSSTADTLGYIPAQKRLSLIPEDMLADGIRRAYPFDSVNYNWTIKNFGPLYIPARGSRVALDTVNYLLYRLAVEYETGLRLTVRDSVLYLGNEPVREYVFTENYYFTAGDNAENSQDSRYWGLLPEKHIIGIAKSILYSKSKVNDKFRRDRLLKKIE; from the coding sequence TTGCCGGGCGATACAATATCCATCGTCAATGGGTTTTTCAAAAACTCCTCGACTGCCGACACCTTGGGCTACATTCCCGCTCAGAAGCGACTCTCCCTCATACCCGAAGATATGCTTGCAGATGGCATCAGGCGTGCATATCCGTTCGATAGCGTGAATTACAACTGGACGATTAAAAATTTCGGACCTCTCTATATTCCCGCACGCGGCAGTAGGGTGGCTTTAGACACGGTGAATTACCTGTTGTATCGTTTGGCTGTGGAGTACGAAACGGGGCTTAGATTGACGGTTCGCGATTCGGTTCTCTATCTGGGCAACGAGCCTGTCAGGGAGTATGTTTTCACAGAAAATTACTACTTCACCGCGGGAGATAATGCCGAAAATTCGCAAGACTCCCGCTATTGGGGTCTGCTGCCCGAAAAACATATTATCGGCATTGCTAAATCCATACTATACTCCAAATCAAAAGTCAATGATAAATTCCGCCGGGACAGACTATTGAAAAAAATCGAGTGA
- a CDS encoding Signal peptidase I, with translation MLDPDKYEKIFKKFYFFFLAIFVIFILFLAVKFGTRIFVYDSFGIPTDSMQPTLMPGDMVYADKLTFGARLYDNLDSAAKSRNPATTRVGGFGKIKHNDVLIFNFPVPYSWSKIEFNIRRVYCKRCVALPGDTISIVNGFFKNSSTADTLGYIPAQKRLSLIPEDMLADGIRRAYPFDSVNYNWTIKNFGPLYIPARGSRVALDTVNYLLYRLAVEYETGLRLTVRDSVLYLGNEPVSEYVFTENYYFTAGDNAENSQDSRYWGLLPEKHIIGIAKSILYSKSKVNDKFRRDRLLKKIE, from the coding sequence ATGTTAGACCCCGACAAATACGAGAAGATATTCAAGAAGTTTTACTTTTTCTTCCTTGCTATTTTTGTGATATTTATACTTTTTCTGGCAGTAAAGTTCGGCACACGGATTTTCGTTTACGACTCCTTCGGAATTCCGACCGACTCTATGCAGCCAACACTAATGCCGGGGGATATGGTCTATGCCGATAAACTCACCTTCGGTGCGCGGCTCTACGACAACCTCGACTCGGCTGCCAAAAGCCGCAACCCCGCTACAACAAGAGTCGGCGGTTTCGGCAAAATCAAACACAATGATGTGCTCATTTTCAACTTTCCCGTTCCTTACAGTTGGTCTAAAATAGAGTTCAACATACGGCGCGTATATTGCAAGCGGTGCGTTGCCTTGCCGGGCGATACTATATCCATCGTCAATGGGTTTTTCAAAAACTCCTCGACTGCCGACACCTTGGGCTACATTCCCGCTCAGAAGCGACTCTCCCTCATACCCGAAGATATGCTTGCGGATGGCATCAGGCGGGCATATCCGTTCGATAGCGTGAATTACAACTGGACGATTAAAAATTTCGGACCTCTCTATATTCCCGCACGCGGCAGTAGGGTGGCTTTAGACACGGTGAATTACCTGTTGTATCGTTTGGCTGTGGAGTACGAAACGGGGCTTAGATTGACGGTTCGCGATTCGGTTCTCTATCTGGGCAACGAGCCTGTCAGCGAGTATGTTTTCACAGAAAATTACTACTTCACCGCGGGAGATAATGCCGAAAATTCGCAAGACTCCCGCTATTGGGGTCTGCTGCCCGAAAAACATATTATCGGTATTGCTAAATCCATACTATACTCCAAATCAAAAGTCAATGATAAATTCCGCCGGGACAGACTATTGAAAAAAATCGAGTGA
- a CDS encoding Mobile element protein, with the protein MNYLTGQLTVNFEEKGNAQTFKKHLRKILNDYRDKTQIIIYADNVKFHHAKALDGFLKAHPKLQLRFLPAYSPDMNPVERVWWYMRKHITHNRYLSSIKERIDKFWQLFSFALKPNDKLKTICVINY; encoded by the coding sequence GTGAATTACTTAACAGGGCAACTGACTGTAAACTTCGAGGAGAAAGGTAACGCTCAGACTTTCAAAAAGCACCTTCGCAAAATCCTAAACGACTATCGAGATAAAACGCAGATAATTATCTATGCAGACAATGTGAAATTTCATCACGCCAAAGCACTGGATGGATTCCTGAAAGCACACCCAAAGTTGCAACTCAGATTCTTGCCTGCCTATTCTCCAGATATGAATCCTGTCGAGAGGGTGTGGTGGTATATGAGAAAACACATCACTCACAACAGATATTTGTCTTCTATCAAAGAACGTATTGACAAATTTTGGCAGCTATTCTCATTTGCTCTGAAACCAAACGACAAATTAAAAACTATTTGTGTAATTAATTATTAG
- a CDS encoding IS1478 transposase, with product MLPRPKDTLQSSLFFDLRSTLNHRHPLFQLANKIDWAMFEREFSPLYSPDKGVEAKPIRLMVGLLILKHIRNVSDESVVEQWSENVYYQYFCGGTEFVAAQPIDASSLVHFRHRIGEAGFELILAESIRVNDDVDFDKPQVVFVDTTVQEKNITYPTDAKLHKKIVENCRGIAAKSGVTLRQSYARVVKALNRDIRFNKKQSKAARRKLKCIAGRLVRELDRELPLESLHREQIDLYKRVLSQTKDSKNKVYSLHEPSVCCISKGKEHEKWEFGNKVSVAYNEDGLIVGALSFRNEYDGHTLLPAIEQVVRLNHRPIKIVPCDRGYKGVSQVLGIPVLIPSNGKGCKSEYERKKLKKLFAQRAGIEPINGHLKSDHRMGRNFYKGIFGDNINSMLAAAAFNFKRAMNVLLDYILRWISQLFEQNISIKPQN from the coding sequence ATGTTACCACGCCCCAAAGATACTCTGCAAAGCAGCCTTTTCTTCGACCTTAGAAGCACCTTAAACCACCGCCACCCGCTCTTCCAACTCGCCAACAAAATCGACTGGGCGATGTTTGAGCGAGAGTTTTCGCCACTCTACTCACCGGATAAAGGAGTCGAAGCAAAGCCAATACGACTGATGGTTGGATTGCTGATACTAAAACATATACGCAATGTTTCGGACGAAAGTGTTGTAGAGCAGTGGAGCGAAAATGTATATTATCAATACTTCTGTGGAGGTACTGAATTTGTCGCGGCACAACCTATTGATGCGAGTAGTTTAGTGCATTTTCGCCACAGAATTGGCGAGGCTGGGTTTGAGTTGATTTTGGCAGAGAGTATCCGCGTGAATGATGATGTAGATTTCGACAAGCCGCAAGTTGTTTTTGTAGACACGACTGTACAAGAGAAGAACATAACATATCCCACTGATGCTAAGTTACATAAGAAGATAGTTGAGAATTGCAGAGGTATAGCTGCAAAATCGGGTGTTACCCTTCGTCAGAGTTATGCTCGGGTTGTCAAGGCGTTGAATAGAGATATCCGTTTTAATAAAAAGCAGAGCAAGGCAGCTCGCCGTAAGCTCAAGTGCATAGCAGGGCGATTGGTCAGGGAGTTAGATAGAGAGTTGCCTTTGGAATCATTACACAGAGAGCAGATAGATTTGTATAAGAGAGTTTTATCTCAGACTAAAGATAGTAAGAACAAGGTATATTCATTGCACGAGCCTAGTGTTTGTTGCATCTCTAAGGGTAAGGAGCACGAGAAATGGGAGTTTGGGAACAAGGTTTCTGTGGCGTACAATGAAGATGGATTGATAGTTGGGGCGTTGTCGTTTCGTAATGAGTATGATGGGCACACACTTTTGCCTGCTATTGAGCAGGTTGTACGATTGAATCATCGCCCTATAAAGATTGTTCCGTGCGACAGGGGTTACAAGGGTGTTTCACAGGTTTTGGGTATTCCTGTTTTGATACCGAGCAATGGTAAGGGCTGTAAGAGTGAGTATGAGCGAAAGAAGCTGAAGAAGTTGTTCGCGCAAAGAGCAGGTATAGAACCAATTAATGGGCACTTAAAGAGTGACCACCGGATGGGTCGTAACTTTTACAAAGGTATATTTGGTGATAATATCAATTCTATGCTCGCCGCCGCCGCATTCAACTTCAAAAGAGCTATGAATGTTCTTTTGGACTATATTTTGCGATGGATATCACAGCTATTTGAACAAAATATCTCCATAAAACCCCAAAACTAA
- a CDS encoding DNA topoisomerase III (Bacteroidales-type), with protein sequence MSNGDIRDLLNKGETSVIKGFNSKAGKAFSASVTFDADFNTVFVFPETKSDKNSKRKRK encoded by the coding sequence TTGTCCAACGGAGATATAAGAGACCTTTTGAACAAGGGGGAGACGAGCGTAATCAAGGGGTTTAACAGCAAAGCTGGCAAGGCGTTCAGTGCATCAGTCACTTTCGATGCCGACTTCAATACCGTGTTCGTTTTTCCGGAGACAAAAAGCGATAAAAACTCGAAGCGAAAAAGGAAATAA
- a CDS encoding transposase encodes MDRRSQEYQIMRDKALSQLRSGESLTGKDGAFAPLLKEFLEAALDGEMAAHLDEAERQQGNKRNGRGSKRVKTMAGEIEIETPQDRHSSFTPEILRKRETILADNMSSNIISLYGMGMSLRDISAHIEEMYDVEISHNTLSEIIERIVPKVKEWQSRPLESMYTIVWLDAMHYKVKDGGRTESRAVYNVLAVNKDGRKELIGMYVSESEGANFWLSVLTDLKARGMKDILIACIDNLTGFAEAIATIFPQVIIQSCIVHQIRNSLKYIASKDQKEFMGDLKTVYQAPTLDLAELNLDKLEDKWGQKYPVVIGSWRRNWDKLSAYFAYDEHIRRLIYTTNAVEGFHRQARKVTKAKGVFPNDMALMKLLYLAVLNISKKWTQPLPNWALTAGQLRIKFGERMPMEL; translated from the coding sequence ATGGATAGGAGAAGTCAGGAGTATCAAATAATGCGTGATAAGGCATTATCTCAGCTTCGGAGTGGGGAGTCACTCACGGGCAAAGATGGGGCATTTGCTCCACTGTTGAAAGAATTTTTAGAAGCCGCTTTGGATGGCGAAATGGCAGCTCATCTGGACGAGGCGGAACGCCAGCAAGGCAACAAGCGTAACGGTCGAGGAAGCAAACGAGTCAAAACGATGGCGGGTGAGATTGAAATAGAGACACCTCAGGATCGTCATAGCAGTTTTACACCCGAGATTCTCAGGAAACGGGAGACCATTTTGGCGGATAATATGTCCTCCAATATCATCAGTTTGTATGGTATGGGTATGAGCCTGAGGGATATATCTGCTCATATCGAAGAGATGTATGACGTTGAGATATCGCACAATACGTTGAGTGAAATCATCGAACGTATAGTTCCCAAGGTCAAGGAGTGGCAAAGTCGTCCTTTGGAGTCGATGTACACTATCGTTTGGCTCGATGCGATGCACTACAAGGTCAAAGATGGTGGACGTACCGAGAGTCGAGCCGTTTATAATGTACTGGCAGTCAATAAGGATGGTCGCAAAGAGTTAATCGGGATGTATGTATCTGAGAGTGAAGGTGCGAACTTCTGGTTGAGTGTATTGACCGATTTGAAAGCACGCGGGATGAAAGATATTTTGATTGCTTGCATTGACAACCTTACGGGCTTTGCCGAGGCAATAGCCACCATTTTCCCGCAAGTAATCATTCAGAGCTGCATCGTTCACCAAATCCGCAATTCATTGAAATACATTGCCTCCAAAGATCAAAAGGAGTTTATGGGTGATTTGAAGACGGTCTATCAAGCTCCCACTCTGGATTTAGCCGAACTGAATCTTGATAAATTGGAGGATAAATGGGGGCAGAAATACCCTGTTGTTATAGGCTCGTGGCGACGAAATTGGGATAAGCTTAGTGCCTATTTTGCTTATGATGAGCATATTCGCAGACTTATTTACACAACTAATGCTGTTGAAGGATTTCATCGTCAGGCACGGAAAGTGACCAAGGCAAAGGGAGTATTCCCTAATGATATGGCATTGATGAAGTTACTCTACCTGGCGGTGCTCAACATCTCCAAGAAATGGACTCAACCCCTTCCGAATTGGGCGTTAACAGCAGGTCAATTGCGGATAAAGTTTGGCGAAAGGATGCCAATGGAGCTATAG
- a CDS encoding Putative mobilization protein (similar to BF0133), translated as MNFHRTAGLFGSIIYTKLFALLLLALSCLGTKGVKDEKITWTKVWTFMGVGFVFFFLNWWILSLPLPIEASTGLYIFSMTVGYICLLMSGLYMSRLLKNNLMDDVFNNENESFMQEKRLMENEYW; from the coding sequence ATGAATTTCCACCGCACGGCAGGGCTGTTTGGTAGTATTATCTACACCAAACTATTCGCCTTGCTACTGTTGGCACTCTCGTGCCTCGGCACAAAAGGAGTAAAAGATGAGAAAATAACGTGGACCAAGGTCTGGACTTTTATGGGCGTGGGCTTCGTCTTTTTCTTTCTCAATTGGTGGATATTGTCGCTACCGCTACCCATCGAAGCCAGCACAGGGCTATACATTTTCTCAATGACAGTTGGCTATATCTGCCTGCTGATGTCGGGACTATATATGAGCCGTTTGCTGAAAAACAACCTTATGGACGACGTGTTCAACAACGAAAACGAGAGCTTTATGCAGGAAAAACGCCTAATGGAGAATGAGTACTGGTAG
- a CDS encoding Integrase has protein sequence MPFLFCDAQCFAYQQMTLHKLILNPKSRVMKSTFSTIFYLKRQTVKADGTSPIISRITIDGTQTQFSCKLTVDAKIWDAKTGRATGRSTVALETNRMLDKIRVKINSHYHEIMDRDNYVTAEKVKNAFLGLEHRQYTLLKVFERYNEDYEKLYNAGMKAKSSYSKYLTVYKHLKEFIQQRYRMSDIALKELTPAFITDFDMFLRVDKRCCNNTVWIYTCPLRTMVTIAMNNGWLTRDPFCDYEIQKEDTERGFLTREEINLLINGKLKNAKQELVRDLFLFCCFTGLSFTDMRNLKEENLRTYFDDHLWIYMHRQKTGVQSNIRLLDIPLQIIEKYRGLGKEGKVLPVPSYMNCLYGINAVAKRCSINKRLTWHQSRHTMATEICLTNNVPIETVSSILGHKSIKTTQIYAKITKKKLVVFQIS, from the coding sequence TTGCCGTTTTTATTCTGTGATGCTCAGTGTTTTGCGTATCAACAAATGACTCTACACAAATTAATTTTGAACCCAAAAAGTAGAGTTATGAAGAGTACATTTTCAACCATCTTTTACCTGAAAAGACAGACGGTAAAAGCAGACGGCACATCACCAATTATAAGTCGTATCACTATCGACGGCACACAAACGCAGTTTAGCTGCAAGCTAACCGTTGATGCAAAAATCTGGGATGCCAAGACAGGTCGTGCCACAGGTCGCAGCACGGTGGCATTAGAGACCAACCGTATGTTGGATAAGATACGGGTAAAAATCAACAGTCATTATCACGAGATAATGGATAGGGACAACTACGTTACCGCCGAGAAGGTAAAGAATGCCTTTCTGGGGTTGGAGCACCGCCAATACACCCTACTCAAAGTTTTCGAGCGGTATAACGAAGATTACGAAAAACTGTACAACGCAGGTATGAAAGCCAAGTCCAGTTATAGCAAATACCTGACTGTGTATAAACATCTGAAAGAGTTTATTCAACAACGCTATCGTATGAGCGACATTGCGTTGAAAGAGCTTACCCCTGCATTTATCACAGACTTCGATATGTTTCTGCGTGTGGATAAGCGTTGTTGCAATAACACGGTTTGGATTTACACCTGTCCGCTACGGACGATGGTGACTATCGCAATGAACAATGGCTGGCTCACTCGCGACCCATTTTGCGACTATGAGATTCAGAAAGAGGATACCGAGCGAGGTTTTCTCACCCGTGAAGAAATCAACCTGCTAATCAACGGTAAACTAAAAAATGCCAAGCAGGAATTAGTGCGTGATTTGTTTCTATTTTGCTGCTTTACCGGACTCAGTTTCACGGATATGCGTAATTTGAAAGAGGAGAACTTACGCACCTATTTTGATGACCACCTTTGGATTTATATGCACCGTCAGAAGACAGGTGTTCAATCCAATATCCGACTGCTGGATATTCCGTTGCAAATTATTGAGAAGTATCGCGGGTTGGGCAAAGAGGGAAAAGTTTTACCCGTTCCGAGTTATATGAATTGCCTCTACGGCATCAATGCCGTAGCCAAAAGATGCTCTATAAATAAGCGACTTACGTGGCATCAAAGCCGCCATACGATGGCGACCGAGATATGCCTGACCAATAATGTGCCCATCGAAACGGTGAGTTCAATTTTGGGTCATAAGAGCATTAAGACCACTCAAATCTACGCTAAAATCACCAAAAAGAAACTGGTAGTGTTTCAAATTAGCTGA
- a CDS encoding Fe-S oxidoreductase — MATFLFDKIIFGPVQSRRLGVSLGVNVMNPAAKLCNFDCIYCECGWNSENPHGKFNTLDQITGALEAKLTEMEGALPNVITFAGNGEPTMHPNFEEIIDRTIEIRNRIAPHCKISVLSNATLIGREDVCRALERVDNNILKFDSAIEKTVKAMNRPNGNRTVDQTIELLKQFDGKQIIQTMFLRGGEVDNTTQEEVTAWLGAIAAIRPRQVMLYSIDRDTPATGLERVSHEELLQIAARVQALGIDVSVV, encoded by the coding sequence ATGGCGACTTTTCTTTTTGATAAAATAATTTTTGGACCCGTTCAGAGTCGGCGTCTTGGCGTTTCACTGGGTGTGAATGTTATGAACCCTGCTGCCAAACTCTGCAATTTCGACTGTATCTATTGCGAATGTGGCTGGAACAGTGAGAACCCACACGGAAAATTTAATACTCTCGACCAGATTACGGGAGCATTGGAGGCAAAATTAACTGAGATGGAGGGCGCTTTACCCAATGTTATAACTTTTGCGGGTAATGGCGAACCTACGATGCATCCTAATTTTGAGGAGATTATCGACCGGACAATTGAAATTCGCAACCGAATTGCACCCCATTGCAAGATTTCGGTGCTTAGTAATGCAACACTAATTGGGCGAGAAGATGTGTGTCGCGCATTGGAGAGGGTAGATAACAACATTCTCAAATTTGATTCGGCAATCGAGAAGACGGTAAAGGCAATGAACCGCCCCAACGGCAATAGAACGGTAGACCAGACCATTGAACTGCTGAAACAGTTTGATGGAAAGCAGATTATACAGACAATGTTCCTCAGGGGCGGGGAGGTGGACAATACTACACAAGAGGAGGTAACTGCGTGGCTCGGCGCTATTGCGGCAATTCGTCCGCGCCAAGTGATGCTGTACTCCATCGACCGTGATACCCCTGCCACTGGTCTCGAGAGAGTCTCGCACGAGGAGCTTTTGCAGATTGCTGCTCGTGTGCAGGCGCTCGGCATTGATGTGTCGGTTGTATAG
- a CDS encoding Nitrogen regulation protein NtrY: MFYLNKQQQADVQSIAGKIEYCFMQSDMLAKEWLKTEHEETFLQNLWRVGVPPEWDEREVSFMLFRGDSMLYWSNYHFTDRINIRTLTLRDELQDKSGIYVFRKFVEGEKSALIAINLSFYHNHLNDFIFDGTENISVLGRSEAMQNADSALFALSDSIFICPKVLTRTPLWVSLCGWVAVVILIILLCGWLLRITSKRNVFLLTALFLVALTTFTMLFICIFSYNEAANGWSVQKCLSTDNLTLNLNNLVIIFSFALIYAAYLFNVRHKIKYAVKRLRGVYLQYVALVLTVLFVNSVVLFFHYAMVNFIYESNTNIELYIITNWEFNTFIFYGICALFGATRILFNRFVREVYSDINIAVTIIVSTIILALMIIPVEESIRNTGYILLCFHTTFLIVSSFRIPYNKAFIINVSVFAIYIMLFSIVESDNVARRNAAEYAGQLSRKEGNTSPSFRKFSYYIVTQYNFDVNENNSFDPLQLNRVIEYKRDTSLLQDGFRHFIFHQKDEGVVVVSYRRTSLIDLIAYFAYLFFFLYFSVEVILRLVGFKWQGRLRSRFADKIRFSIVGIVVLTMLLVIVVMVINTFATFDTSRRQVINNLMRSAMESYNNYNKKYTADKDSLLISWFNSSDVSYGKMINIYDKDGNFLISSLPAGISSFKMNDNAFAELNGKQIPFYYYEFIFDKTKYNSSYIPCNRDGERIGYLNIVQPVGDGDVSSDPFMNVLANLLNILTIVILIAVILSVVLYKNLTRGVNSLSEGIGNIAALKRIEPIRENDEISVLINQYNKMLDYLEESYEKLARSEREGAWRDMALQVAHEIKNPLTPMKLKIQMLQRAKDRGLSDLDQRIDSTLVLLLEQIDLLSKIATEFSDFSRMSETKREQVSLTGMLNHIKELFDNSEEVEVELNQGESELIIMADYHQLQRVFINLVKNAIQANASIVTISVAVEQGRSVTVRVKDNGSGIADEYIDRIFEPHFTTKSSGTGLGLSIAKQIISNFSGTISVESSLGSGTTFVITMPVLM; this comes from the coding sequence TTGTTTTACCTCAATAAGCAGCAACAGGCAGACGTTCAATCCATCGCAGGAAAGATTGAATATTGCTTTATGCAGAGTGATATGTTGGCTAAAGAGTGGCTGAAAACGGAGCACGAGGAGACATTTTTGCAAAATCTTTGGCGCGTAGGAGTGCCACCCGAATGGGACGAACGCGAGGTTTCGTTTATGCTCTTCAGAGGTGACTCGATGCTGTATTGGTCTAATTATCACTTTACCGACAGAATTAATATACGCACACTCACCCTAAGAGACGAATTGCAGGACAAGAGCGGAATATACGTTTTTCGTAAATTTGTGGAGGGTGAAAAATCTGCACTGATAGCAATCAATCTCTCCTTCTACCACAACCATCTTAACGATTTCATATTCGACGGCACAGAAAACATATCTGTGCTTGGTAGGAGCGAAGCAATGCAAAATGCCGACAGTGCTCTTTTTGCGCTGAGTGACTCTATATTTATTTGTCCGAAGGTTCTAACTCGCACACCGCTGTGGGTAAGCCTATGTGGTTGGGTTGCCGTCGTTATTTTGATAATTTTGCTGTGCGGATGGTTGCTTCGAATAACCTCAAAACGAAATGTTTTCCTGCTCACTGCACTCTTTCTGGTTGCTCTCACCACTTTTACGATGCTTTTTATATGCATCTTCTCGTATAATGAGGCAGCTAATGGCTGGTCTGTGCAAAAATGTCTATCGACAGACAATCTGACTCTAAATCTCAATAATTTAGTTATTATCTTCTCCTTTGCGCTAATCTATGCCGCATATCTTTTCAATGTTCGACACAAGATAAAGTATGCAGTTAAGCGTCTTCGTGGCGTCTACCTGCAGTACGTTGCTCTAGTGCTTACTGTCTTGTTCGTCAATTCAGTAGTGTTATTTTTTCACTATGCGATGGTGAATTTCATATATGAAAGCAATACCAATATCGAACTATATATAATCACAAACTGGGAGTTTAACACATTTATTTTCTACGGCATTTGCGCGCTTTTTGGTGCGACGCGCATTTTGTTCAACCGATTTGTGCGAGAGGTGTATTCGGATATAAATATTGCTGTGACCATCATTGTGAGTACCATAATCTTGGCTCTAATGATTATTCCTGTCGAGGAGAGCATCCGAAACACCGGCTACATTCTACTTTGTTTTCACACCACATTTCTAATAGTCTCTTCGTTCCGCATTCCCTATAATAAGGCTTTTATTATCAATGTCAGTGTTTTTGCTATATACATTATGCTCTTCTCCATTGTCGAGTCCGACAACGTAGCACGGCGCAATGCGGCGGAGTATGCGGGGCAACTATCTAGGAAAGAAGGTAATACTAGTCCGAGTTTTCGTAAATTCTCGTACTATATAGTAACCCAATATAATTTCGATGTAAACGAAAATAACAGCTTTGACCCCCTGCAACTCAACAGAGTCATCGAGTACAAAAGAGATACTTCCCTTTTGCAGGATGGTTTTCGTCACTTTATTTTTCACCAAAAGGACGAAGGAGTCGTTGTGGTCAGCTATCGTCGCACATCACTCATAGACCTCATCGCATATTTTGCTTATCTATTTTTCTTTCTATACTTTAGTGTGGAGGTGATTTTGCGTCTTGTCGGATTTAAGTGGCAGGGGCGATTACGTAGCCGCTTTGCGGATAAAATAAGATTTAGCATCGTTGGTATTGTCGTGCTCACTATGTTGCTCGTCATCGTGGTGATGGTTATAAACACCTTTGCCACCTTCGACACATCCCGTCGTCAGGTAATTAACAACTTGATGCGTTCGGCGATGGAGAGTTACAACAACTACAATAAGAAATATACGGCAGATAAAGATAGCCTGCTCATCAGCTGGTTCAACAGCAGTGATGTGAGCTATGGTAAAATGATAAATATTTATGATAAAGATGGCAACTTCCTTATCTCCTCACTCCCAGCGGGCATCTCATCCTTCAAGATGAATGATAATGCCTTTGCCGAGCTCAACGGAAAGCAGATACCTTTCTACTACTATGAGTTTATCTTCGATAAAACCAAGTACAACTCCTCGTACATACCCTGTAACCGTGACGGTGAGCGGATAGGTTACCTCAATATAGTTCAGCCGGTGGGAGATGGTGATGTCTCCTCAGACCCATTTATGAACGTGCTGGCAAATCTGCTCAATATTCTTACCATAGTAATCCTCATAGCCGTTATTCTGTCAGTTGTTCTCTACAAAAACCTCACCCGCGGAGTGAACTCCCTTTCGGAGGGCATCGGCAATATTGCCGCCCTCAAGAGAATTGAACCTATACGGGAAAATGACGAAATATCTGTGCTTATCAATCAATACAACAAGATGTTGGACTATTTGGAGGAGAGTTATGAAAAACTTGCCCGCTCCGAACGCGAGGGGGCGTGGCGTGATATGGCGCTTCAGGTGGCGCACGAGATTAAGAATCCTCTTACGCCAATGAAGCTCAAAATCCAAATGTTACAAAGAGCGAAGGATAGAGGACTATCTGATTTAGACCAAAGAATAGACTCAACATTGGTGCTACTACTGGAACAGATTGATTTGCTCTCGAAGATTGCAACCGAATTTTCAGATTTCTCGCGTATGTCTGAAACAAAACGTGAACAGGTTAGTCTAACCGGTATGCTCAATCATATAAAAGAGCTTTTTGACAACTCGGAAGAGGTTGAAGTAGAGCTAAACCAAGGAGAGAGCGAATTGATAATAATGGCAGATTACCATCAACTTCAGCGTGTTTTTATTAACTTGGTTAAAAATGCGATACAGGCAAATGCCTCCATCGTTACCATATCTGTGGCAGTAGAACAGGGCAGATCGGTAACCGTAAGAGTGAAGGACAATGGCTCCGGAATAGCGGATGAGTATATTGATAGAATTTTCGAACCGCATTTTACCACAAAATCGAGCGGAACAGGGCTGGGATTGTCAATAGCAAAACAGATTATTAGTAACTTTTCTGGAACAATATCGGTAGAAAGTAGCCTTGGCAGTGGTACTACTTTTGTGATAACTATGCCTGTCCTAATGTAG